The following are encoded together in the Blautia obeum ATCC 29174 genome:
- the cbiB gene encoding adenosylcobinamide-phosphate synthase CbiB: protein MTELIYTYHTIALAAGFILDLIFGDPRWLYHPVCLIGKLISSFEKGIRKVFPKTEKGELAGGLVEVILICVITLLVPAFVLYFLYIHLPALGVLLETFWCYQLLATRSLRDESMKVYDALKKGTIEDARHAVSMIVGRDTAELTEEGVTKAAVETVAENTSDGVIAPMIYMAIGGVPLMFLYKGINTMDSMLGYKNDKYLYFGRCAAKLDDAANYLPSRISGWLMVAGAFVIGLDSRNASRIFKRDSRNHASPNSAQTEAVMAGALDVQLAGNAYYFGKLYEKPTIGDAIREIETEDIRYANRLMYATAILGVIICVLFRVVFL from the coding sequence GTGACAGAGTTGATATATACATACCATACAATTGCCCTGGCAGCAGGGTTTATCTTAGATTTGATATTTGGAGATCCCAGATGGTTGTACCATCCGGTGTGCCTGATCGGGAAGCTGATCTCCAGTTTTGAGAAGGGAATCAGAAAAGTATTTCCCAAAACAGAAAAAGGTGAACTGGCTGGAGGACTGGTTGAAGTAATACTGATCTGTGTCATTACATTACTGGTTCCGGCATTTGTTTTGTATTTTCTGTATATTCATCTTCCGGCCTTGGGTGTGCTTTTGGAAACCTTTTGGTGCTATCAGCTGCTTGCTACCAGATCATTGCGTGATGAGAGCATGAAGGTTTATGATGCACTCAAAAAGGGAACAATTGAGGATGCACGTCATGCGGTTTCTATGATCGTGGGACGTGATACGGCGGAGCTGACGGAAGAGGGTGTGACCAAAGCAGCGGTGGAGACTGTGGCAGAAAATACTTCTGATGGTGTGATCGCACCGATGATCTATATGGCAATCGGTGGTGTACCTTTAATGTTTTTGTATAAGGGAATCAATACCATGGATTCCATGCTCGGGTATAAAAATGATAAATATCTGTATTTTGGAAGATGTGCGGCGAAACTGGATGATGCAGCCAATTATCTTCCATCCAGAATTTCCGGCTGGCTGATGGTTGCCGGAGCTTTTGTGATCGGACTTGACAGCAGAAACGCATCCCGTATTTTCAAAAGGGACAGCAGAAATCATGCGAGTCCGAATTCGGCACAGACAGAAGCTGTAATGGCTGGTGCACTGGATGTACAGCTCGCGGGAAATGCATATTATTTTGGAAAATTATATGAGAAACCTACAATTGGAGACGCGATTCGGGAAATAGAGACAGAAGATATTCGTTATGCGAATCGCCTGATGTATGCAACGGCGATTCTGGGCGTGATCATCTGTGTTTTGTTCCGCGTTGTGTTTCTGTAA
- a CDS encoding cobyrinate a,c-diamide synthase, with amino-acid sequence MKAARILLAAGASGSGKTLITCGLLQALVNRGLKTASFKCGPDYIDPMFHSRVIGAKSRNLDTFFTDSETTKYLFCENAVDCDISVMEGVMGFYDGVAGTTTKASAYDLASVTDTPVILIVNSRGMSVSLAAYVKGFMEYRKDSHIQGVIFNQMSPMLYPRMKELLEKELNIKVLGYVPKMDDCVIESRHLGLVLPDEIPELKENLHRLAKVLEKTLDIDAILQLAESARELSAKEPRIDFCLKHPLRIGVADDEAFCFFYEDNFRLLRKMGAELVHFSPIRDKKLPAGLDGLLLYGGYPELNGKELEKNTSMREEIQKALSGGMPCMAECGGFMYLHEEMEAMDKKFYHMAGVLPGRAYRTPRLNRFGYVTLIQNHSVLGCETLGEIPAHEFHYFDSENCGKAFHAAKPESMRNWECIHGTETMLAGFPHLYYYGNPKVAEAFLKECMKYHSRRGE; translated from the coding sequence ATGAAAGCGGCAAGAATTCTCCTGGCAGCAGGAGCCAGTGGAAGCGGAAAAACGCTGATCACATGTGGACTTTTGCAGGCACTGGTGAATCGTGGCCTGAAAACAGCATCTTTTAAATGTGGGCCGGACTATATTGATCCGATGTTCCATAGTCGTGTCATAGGCGCAAAATCAAGAAATCTGGATACCTTTTTTACAGACAGTGAAACTACAAAATATCTCTTCTGTGAAAATGCGGTGGACTGTGATATTTCTGTTATGGAAGGAGTAATGGGATTTTATGACGGTGTTGCAGGGACAACAACGAAAGCAAGTGCTTACGATCTGGCGTCTGTTACAGATACGCCTGTGATTCTGATCGTAAACAGCAGAGGTATGAGTGTTTCTCTTGCAGCATATGTGAAAGGCTTTATGGAATACAGGAAGGACAGTCATATACAGGGTGTGATCTTTAATCAGATGTCACCAATGCTCTATCCAAGAATGAAAGAACTTCTGGAGAAAGAACTGAATATAAAAGTTCTTGGATATGTTCCCAAAATGGATGATTGTGTGATCGAGAGCCGGCATCTGGGGTTAGTGCTTCCGGATGAGATCCCTGAGTTAAAAGAAAACCTTCACCGACTGGCTAAGGTTCTGGAAAAAACTCTGGATATTGATGCAATCCTGCAGCTTGCAGAAAGTGCACGAGAATTATCTGCGAAAGAACCTCGGATAGATTTCTGTCTGAAACATCCCCTTCGGATTGGTGTGGCGGACGATGAAGCATTTTGCTTTTTCTATGAAGATAATTTCCGGCTTTTGCGAAAGATGGGGGCAGAGCTTGTACACTTTTCTCCGATCAGAGATAAGAAATTACCGGCTGGACTGGATGGATTGCTTTTATATGGAGGTTATCCGGAATTAAATGGAAAAGAACTGGAAAAAAATACATCTATGAGAGAAGAAATACAAAAAGCACTTAGCGGTGGTATGCCATGTATGGCAGAATGCGGAGGCTTTATGTATCTTCATGAAGAAATGGAAGCAATGGATAAAAAATTTTACCACATGGCAGGCGTGCTTCCGGGCAGGGCATATCGTACACCACGTCTGAATCGCTTTGGCTATGTGACATTAATACAGAATCATTCAGTTTTGGGATGTGAGACATTAGGAGAGATCCCTGCTCATGAATTTCATTATTTTGATTCTGAAAACTGCGGGAAAGCATTTCATGCAGCAAAACCGGAAAGTATGAGAAACTGGGAGTGTATTCATGGCACAGAAACTATGCTGGCTGGATTTCCACATCTTTATTATTATGGAAATCCAAAAGTTGCAGAGGCTTTTCTTAAAGAATGCATGAAATACCACAGCAGACGGGGAGAGTGA